One Mesorhizobium sp. J428 DNA segment encodes these proteins:
- a CDS encoding DUF502 domain-containing protein: MTRLRNYFLAGLIVCAPLAITAYLVWSFIHWVDGWVKPYIPVRYNPDNYLPFAVPGFGLIVALMMITLVGFLAANFIGRAIVHSGERVVGRIPLVTNLYGGLKKIFSTVLANRSDLFQRVGLVEWPRRGLWSIVLIPRQQPTEINEALSEKEGKTIAVFRPISPNITTGYIMSVAEKDVIPLKMSIEEAARFLISAGLVTPDEDTKPVGKVEKDR, translated from the coding sequence ATGACACGTCTGCGGAACTATTTCCTCGCCGGGCTGATCGTCTGCGCGCCTCTCGCCATAACGGCCTATCTGGTGTGGTCGTTCATCCACTGGGTCGACGGCTGGGTGAAGCCCTACATCCCGGTGCGCTACAATCCCGACAATTACCTGCCGTTTGCGGTGCCCGGCTTCGGGTTAATCGTGGCGCTGATGATGATCACGCTGGTCGGCTTCCTCGCGGCCAATTTCATCGGCCGCGCCATCGTGCATTCGGGCGAGCGGGTCGTCGGACGCATTCCGCTGGTGACGAACCTCTATGGCGGGCTGAAGAAGATCTTCTCGACCGTGCTCGCCAACCGTTCGGATCTCTTTCAGCGCGTTGGACTGGTGGAATGGCCGCGACGCGGCCTGTGGTCGATCGTGCTGATCCCACGCCAGCAGCCGACGGAAATCAACGAAGCGCTCTCGGAGAAGGAAGGGAAGACGATCGCCGTCTTCCGCCCGATCTCGCCCAACATCACCACCGGCTACATCATGTCCGTCGCCGAGAAGGACGTGATACCGCTGAAGATGTCGATCGAGGAGGCGGCGCGGTTTTTGATTTCGGCGGGGCTGGTGACGCCGGACGAGGATACGAAACCGGTCGGGAAGGTGGAGAAGGACAGGTAG
- the recG gene encoding ATP-dependent DNA helicase RecG, with translation MRPSLLDPLFAPITSLDGVGERTARLIDNVVPADVAGRGARIGDLVFTLPHSVIDRRNRPGIALSPEGAIVTLEVRVDRHQPPPRGNRSVPYRVFAHDDTGEIGLTFFRGHREWLEKQLPVGETVIISGRMEWFNGRPTMVHPDHIAVLGKDEDLPLVEPVYPLTAGLSGRALRKAITQALARLPALPEWQDASVMKAHTFPAFSDALGRIHNPADPIDVSPENAAWRRLAYDELLAGQVSLALVRARTRRLSGRPLEGDGRLEQAIRDALPYSLTNSQQMALAEIHADMEKPERMLRLLQGDVGSGKTVVALLAMARAAEAGAQSALMAPTEILARQHHATIAPLAAKAGLKAAVLTGREKGRERSELLEGLADGSIHIVIGTHALFQEGVEYHDLGLAIVDEQHRFGVHQRLAITAKGTAPDMLVMTATPIPRTLVLTAFGDMDVSRLTEKPAGRRPINTVTLPLDRLDDLIERMQAAVAEGQKIYWICPLVEESDEIKLTSAEDRYASLKPVFGDRVGLVHGRMKGAEKDEAMRAFKAGETRVLVATTVIEVGVDVPDATIIVIEHAERFGLAQLHQLRGRVGRGDKPSTCVLLYMAPLGETAHKRLSAMRETEDGFVISEEDLKLRGEGDLLGTKQSGTPGFQVARIEFHADLLEVARDDARLLLSRDPELVSERGEAVRLLLYLFGRDEAVRLLRAG, from the coding sequence ATGCGCCCCTCCCTCCTCGATCCGCTCTTCGCGCCCATCACCTCCCTCGACGGCGTCGGCGAGCGCACGGCCAGGCTGATCGACAATGTCGTGCCGGCCGACGTGGCCGGGCGCGGGGCGCGAATCGGCGACCTCGTCTTCACCCTTCCCCATTCGGTGATCGACCGGCGCAACCGGCCGGGCATCGCGCTGTCGCCGGAAGGTGCGATCGTAACGCTGGAGGTGCGCGTCGACCGCCACCAGCCGCCGCCGCGCGGCAACCGCTCGGTGCCCTATCGCGTGTTCGCCCATGACGACACCGGCGAGATCGGCCTGACCTTCTTCCGCGGCCATCGCGAATGGCTGGAAAAGCAGCTTCCGGTGGGCGAGACAGTCATCATCTCCGGCCGGATGGAGTGGTTCAACGGCCGGCCGACCATGGTGCATCCTGACCACATCGCCGTGCTCGGCAAGGACGAGGACCTGCCGCTGGTCGAGCCCGTCTATCCGCTGACGGCCGGCCTGTCGGGACGCGCGCTGCGCAAGGCGATCACCCAGGCGCTGGCGCGGTTGCCCGCGCTGCCGGAGTGGCAGGATGCGAGTGTGATGAAGGCGCACACGTTCCCCGCCTTCTCCGATGCCCTGGGACGCATCCACAACCCGGCCGATCCGATCGACGTATCGCCGGAGAACGCCGCCTGGCGACGTCTCGCCTATGACGAACTGCTCGCCGGCCAGGTGTCGCTGGCGCTGGTCAGGGCCCGCACGCGGCGGCTTTCCGGGCGGCCGCTCGAAGGCGACGGCAGACTGGAACAGGCGATCCGCGACGCCCTGCCCTATTCGCTGACCAATTCTCAGCAGATGGCGCTCGCCGAAATCCATGCCGACATGGAGAAGCCGGAGCGGATGCTGCGCCTGCTGCAGGGCGATGTCGGCTCCGGCAAGACGGTCGTTGCTCTTCTCGCCATGGCCCGCGCGGCGGAAGCCGGTGCGCAGTCGGCGCTGATGGCCCCGACCGAGATCCTCGCACGCCAGCATCATGCGACCATCGCGCCGCTGGCGGCGAAGGCCGGTCTGAAGGCCGCGGTGCTCACCGGCCGCGAAAAGGGCCGCGAACGCAGCGAATTGCTGGAGGGGCTGGCGGACGGTTCGATTCACATCGTCATCGGCACCCATGCGCTGTTTCAGGAGGGCGTCGAATATCACGACCTCGGCCTCGCGATTGTCGACGAGCAGCACCGCTTCGGCGTGCACCAGCGCCTTGCCATCACCGCCAAGGGCACGGCGCCTGACATGCTGGTGATGACGGCCACGCCGATCCCGCGCACCCTGGTGCTCACCGCCTTCGGCGATATGGACGTGTCGCGGCTGACCGAGAAGCCTGCCGGCCGGCGGCCGATAAACACGGTGACCCTGCCGCTCGACCGGCTGGACGATCTCATTGAGCGCATGCAGGCGGCGGTCGCGGAAGGCCAGAAGATCTACTGGATCTGCCCGCTGGTGGAAGAGTCCGACGAGATCAAGCTGACCTCGGCCGAGGATCGCTACGCCTCGCTGAAGCCTGTGTTCGGCGATCGCGTCGGCCTGGTGCACGGCCGCATGAAGGGTGCGGAGAAGGACGAGGCGATGCGCGCCTTCAAGGCGGGCGAGACGCGCGTGCTCGTGGCAACGACCGTCATAGAGGTCGGCGTTGACGTGCCGGACGCGACGATCATCGTCATCGAGCACGCCGAGCGCTTTGGCCTCGCTCAGTTGCACCAGTTGCGCGGCCGCGTCGGACGCGGCGACAAGCCGTCGACCTGCGTGCTCCTCTACATGGCCCCGCTCGGCGAGACGGCGCACAAGCGCCTCTCGGCGATGCGCGAGACCGAGGACGGGTTCGTCATCTCCGAGGAGGACCTCAAGCTGCGCGGCGAGGGCGACCTCCTGGGAACGAAGCAGTCCGGCACGCCGGGCTTCCAGGTTGCCCGCATCGAATTCCACGCCGACCTTCTCGAAGTCGCCCGCGACGACGCGCGCCTGCTCCTCTCGCGAGACCCCGAGCTCGTCTCCGAGCGCGGCGAGGCCGTCAGGCTGCTGCTCTACCTATTCGGCCGCGACGAGGCGGTGCGGCTGCTAAGAGCCGGGTGA
- a CDS encoding succinate dehydrogenase assembly factor 2: MTGTTRSSADLDPRRRKALFRSWHRGTREMDLILGGFADDHIGELTDAELDLYETILDQLDPSLFKWFSGEEPVPAEHDTAVYRKILDHRRHRQF, translated from the coding sequence ATGACCGGAACGACCCGCTCCAGCGCCGACCTCGATCCGCGCCGCCGCAAGGCGCTGTTCCGCTCGTGGCATCGCGGCACGCGTGAGATGGACCTGATCCTCGGCGGCTTCGCCGACGACCATATCGGCGAGCTGACCGACGCCGAACTCGATCTCTACGAAACCATCCTCGACCAGCTCGATCCCTCTCTCTTCAAATGGTTCTCCGGCGAGGAGCCGGTGCCGGCCGAGCACGACACCGCGGTCTACCGGAAGATTCTCGACCACCGCCGCCACAGGCAGTTCTGA